From Corvus cornix cornix isolate S_Up_H32 chromosome 6, ASM73873v5, whole genome shotgun sequence, one genomic window encodes:
- the PPP1R3C gene encoding protein phosphatase 1 regulatory subunit 3C — translation MIQILDPRPLPSSIMPADMAVRICIAHSPPLKSFLSPLEDCQRNNFVNRLKPLRPCLHVKRDSEAQKSDWNHSPARAKKHVVFADSKGLSLTVIHTFSEFQEHPEWDLQFDLLGIEDITSDLKLHEEKNLILGFTQPSADYLDFRNLLQKNLVCLESCTLQEKVLSGTVKVKNVSFEKKVQVRITFDTWKTYKDVECVYMNNVYSDFENDTFSFTIDFPPAIPSEEKIEFCISYQSGEHTFWDNNQGQNYKIVHAEWKPDGVQIPSATEDCVDLQTTRRAQEREPDLLGSPRLSSGLFPQWHSLGQIENSSPYW, via the coding sequence ATGATACAGATCTTGGACCCGAGACCCTTACCCAGCTCCATCATGCCTGCGGATATGGCCGTGCGAATTTGCATAGCCCATTCTCCACCGCTGAAGAGCTTTCTCAGCCCCCTCGAGGACTGCCAAAGAAACAACTTTGTGAACAGACTCAAACCTCTCCGGCCGTGCCTTCATGTGAAACGTGACTCTGAAGCTCAGAAGAGCGACTGGAACCACTCGCCAGCCCGAGCCAAGAAGCACGTTGTGTTTGCAGACTCCAAGGGGCTGTCCCTGACAGTGATCCACACCTTCTCTGAGTTCCAAGAGCACCCTGAGTGGGATCTGCAGTTTGACCTCTTAGGCATTGAGGACATAACATCCGACTTAAAACTGCATGAGGAGAAAAACTTGATTCTGGGTTTCACTCAGCCCTCAGCTGActacctggacttcaggaaCCTTCTGCAGAAGAACCTGGTTTGCCTGGAGAGCTGCACCCTGCAAGAGAAGGTGCTGTCAGGCACtgtgaaagtaaaaaatgtCAGCTTCGAAAAAAAGGTTCAGGTTCGTATTACTTTCGATACATGGAAGACCTACAAAGATGTTGAGTGTGTGTACATGAACAATGTTTACAGTGATTTTGAAAATGATACCTTCTCATTTACTATTGATTTTCCTCCTGCCATTCCCTCAGAAGAGAAGATAGAGTTTTGCATTTCTTACCAAAGTGGAGAACATACCTTCTGGGACAATAACCAGGGCCAGAATTACAAGATTGTACACGCAGAGTGGAAGCCTGATGGTGTTCAGATACCATCTGCCACAGAAGACTGTGTAGATCTTCAGACTACAAGGAGAGCACAAGAGAGAGAACCTGATCTGCTAGGCAGTCCAAGGCTGTCCAGTGGCCTCTTTCCCCAGTGGCACAGCTTGGGTCAGATTGAAAATTCATCACCATATTGGTGA